From Novipirellula artificiosorum, the proteins below share one genomic window:
- a CDS encoding Na/Pi cotransporter family protein has protein sequence MEFPVLVELICGLIGGLGIFLLGMKNMSEGMQAVAGSSLRRMIAAVTKNRILATLVGVVVTCLVQSSSITTVMVVGFVNSGVMELSQAIGVIMGANIGTTITGWILALKIGKYGLPLLGGSAFVYLFSRGDRWRYWAMSIMGIGMVFFGLELMKDACSIIKQLPDFEAWFHAFNADSYVGVLKCAMVGCIMTTLVQSSSATLGITISLASQGVITYETAAALVLGENIGTTITAFLASLGATTNARRAAYFHVIFNMMGVLWITSIFWWYIDFIQRVVPMVTGGSVTETVTVDGVVTYPNITAGIAATHSVFNIANTVLFLAFVPLFVRFLNWLVPSKGYKEKPRLTDLDIRMLDTPMLAIEQSGREVERMADGCSKMLAWLAELIQQDSPDRVMGDRLKKREQVLDSIQDEIAVYVTNLLSGNLPHSAADEARRQLRMADEYESISDYLTNLDKFDRKLRRDGLRFTESQRLDLVELNHHVSEYMQAVNEALHKGDANVVTKTDPASKRVKTQIKLLRRKHLDELSGGEIAPLVSVAYLASLNAFARVRDHLQNIAESISGEK, from the coding sequence TTGGAATTTCCTGTCCTTGTCGAGCTCATTTGTGGCCTGATCGGCGGTCTGGGTATCTTTCTACTCGGTATGAAGAACATGTCCGAGGGCATGCAAGCGGTCGCCGGCAGCAGTTTGCGCCGCATGATCGCGGCGGTCACCAAGAACCGCATTTTAGCCACCCTCGTCGGCGTCGTCGTCACCTGTCTGGTTCAATCCAGTTCGATCACGACCGTGATGGTGGTCGGGTTCGTCAACAGTGGTGTGATGGAATTGTCACAGGCGATCGGCGTGATCATGGGGGCAAACATCGGCACGACAATCACCGGTTGGATTTTGGCGTTGAAGATAGGGAAGTATGGCTTGCCACTGCTCGGCGGTTCTGCGTTTGTCTACCTGTTTTCACGTGGCGACCGATGGCGATACTGGGCAATGTCGATCATGGGGATCGGAATGGTTTTTTTCGGCCTCGAATTGATGAAAGACGCGTGCTCGATCATCAAACAGTTACCCGATTTTGAGGCCTGGTTCCACGCATTCAATGCGGACAGCTATGTGGGTGTCTTGAAGTGTGCGATGGTCGGTTGCATCATGACCACCTTGGTTCAATCGTCCTCCGCCACCCTGGGGATCACGATTTCGTTGGCCAGCCAGGGGGTGATTACATACGAAACGGCTGCGGCTCTCGTGCTGGGCGAGAATATTGGGACAACGATTACCGCGTTCTTGGCTTCATTGGGGGCGACCACCAATGCTCGCCGGGCTGCCTATTTCCACGTCATCTTCAACATGATGGGTGTCCTGTGGATCACCTCGATTTTTTGGTGGTACATCGATTTTATCCAACGTGTCGTTCCGATGGTCACCGGGGGAAGTGTGACCGAGACGGTGACCGTCGACGGCGTTGTCACCTACCCTAACATTACCGCTGGGATTGCCGCGACCCACTCGGTCTTCAATATCGCCAATACGGTTTTGTTCCTAGCCTTTGTGCCGTTGTTTGTCCGGTTCTTGAATTGGCTGGTCCCCTCGAAAGGCTACAAGGAAAAGCCGCGGTTGACCGACTTGGATATCCGAATGCTCGATACGCCCATGTTGGCAATTGAGCAATCGGGGCGTGAGGTCGAACGGATGGCCGACGGGTGTTCCAAAATGCTCGCTTGGCTCGCCGAATTGATTCAACAAGATTCGCCCGACCGAGTCATGGGCGACCGGCTCAAGAAACGCGAGCAAGTGCTTGATTCGATCCAGGACGAAATCGCGGTCTATGTCACGAATTTGTTGTCCGGGAATCTACCGCACTCGGCTGCGGATGAAGCGCGACGCCAATTGCGAATGGCTGACGAATACGAATCGATTAGCGATTACCTGACGAACCTTGACAAGTTCGATCGAAAGCTGCGCCGCGATGGATTGCGATTCACCGAATCGCAGCGATTGGACTTGGTGGAACTGAATCACCACGTTTCCGAATACATGCAGGCGGTCAATGAAGCGTTGCACAAAGGGGACGCCAACGTCGTCACCAAAACGGATCCTGCGTCCAAGCGAGTCAAGACGCAAATCAAACTGCTGCGTCGAAAGCACCTTGATGAGCTTTCGGGCGGTGAGATTGCCCCGCTGGTGAGCGTGGCCTACTTGGCCTCACTCAATGCGTTTGCCCGTGTTCGAGACCATCTGCAAAACATCGCCGAGTCGATTTCAGGCGAAAAATAA
- a CDS encoding DUF5658 family protein → MVQPHPDDSEVVDRGFLFFDGKYIERPYVFYQQGSEWYVNEYSLASLDYQAGNKGQPFPPDRNQRFGGRNEFGRRTARSTNVGRRPPSPDDRSPVDRGVRDVQSMLHSGGSAVCFAGFQPVTFDRTNAGAELIQRLKGGGDIKGTEMEESYKIGPVSEQARDHIEQWIASYEPSRAFLQNANPELKYLSWVNNNTQSVSESVLRLQRWSYPLTLFAMVLVVLGFGHLLSHRPSESDQGDQRAKRESDRLFRRSLLLIAGLSLLDLVWTILASQSGTMKELNPIGSGMIDDPLQLTAFKLFVTTMAIGLFYILRRAPLAQRASWWSCLVLTLVAARWLVFNSMFLS, encoded by the coding sequence GTGGTTCAGCCTCATCCCGATGACTCGGAGGTGGTCGATCGTGGATTCCTCTTTTTTGACGGCAAATACATCGAACGGCCGTATGTGTTTTATCAACAGGGTTCCGAGTGGTATGTCAACGAGTACTCCTTAGCGAGTCTCGATTACCAAGCTGGCAACAAAGGGCAACCGTTTCCCCCAGACAGAAACCAGCGGTTTGGTGGCCGAAACGAATTCGGCCGCAGAACGGCGAGATCGACAAATGTCGGACGGCGTCCCCCGAGCCCCGACGATCGGAGCCCCGTCGACCGGGGTGTCCGTGATGTACAGTCCATGCTCCACAGCGGCGGGTCAGCCGTTTGCTTCGCCGGTTTTCAACCGGTTACCTTTGATCGAACCAACGCCGGTGCGGAACTGATACAGCGACTAAAAGGGGGGGGCGACATCAAAGGGACTGAGATGGAAGAGAGCTACAAGATCGGCCCGGTATCGGAGCAGGCCCGCGATCACATTGAACAATGGATCGCGAGCTATGAACCTTCGCGGGCATTCCTCCAGAACGCCAACCCGGAACTCAAATACCTCTCCTGGGTCAACAACAATACCCAATCCGTCAGTGAATCGGTTTTGCGATTGCAACGCTGGAGCTATCCGCTGACCCTTTTTGCAATGGTCTTGGTGGTGCTCGGGTTTGGCCACTTGCTGTCTCACCGACCAAGCGAGAGTGATCAAGGGGATCAACGAGCAAAACGAGAATCCGATCGTCTGTTCCGTCGTTCTCTGCTGCTGATCGCCGGGTTATCGTTGCTCGATCTTGTTTGGACTATCTTGGCTTCACAATCCGGCACGATGAAGGAACTGAATCCAATTGGCAGTGGGATGATCGACGATCCGTTGCAACTGACCGCGTTCAAACTGTTCGTGACCACCATGGCAATTGGACTGTTCTATATACTGCGGCGGGCACCACTGGCTCAGCGAGCTTCGTGGTGGAGCTGCTTGGTGCTGACGCTCGTCGCGGCCCGATGGCTGGTCTTCAATTCGATGTTCTTGTCGTAA